The Odocoileus virginianus isolate 20LAN1187 ecotype Illinois chromosome 24, Ovbor_1.2, whole genome shotgun sequence nucleotide sequence AGACCTTGATTTTCTTGTCTGAAGACCAAGCACCTTCTGCCTCTTAAGCAAGTGGGGGGAGCGGGGGTGGGaggaataaaagaaagcaaaggaagctATGTGGGCAAAGAAAATAATGCCAAATGCTACGTAAGTGGCTTGTAAAGAAGTTTCACGAAGCTATCTctgagttcactcaaactctGCGGTTCCCCATCTAGTTAACAGCAAAATGCATGGATGGCCAGGGCCCCTGTTtaagcaagaagaaaaatatcaatagcatAAAACTGCCCTTCTAGTTTTGAAAAAATAGATCTGAGATAAACGCTATGGGATTCGCTTTAATAAGCTGTGCATTAAGTACACTTGTTTCTTCTGTCGCCGCCTCCAGCCGCTTCTCTACAGCTCCGTCTTGTCACCGGGGGCTGGGCTGCCCCCCGCGCTGACCCCCTGGGCGCCACTGCTCTCTGCAGGGGTGAAAGACAAGGATGCCGAGTTTATGCAGTATCTTTTGCCGGTTGGACGAGGTCCGTCGTCGAAAATGTGCCCGAGGTGAGCGCCGCACTGCAACAGAAGAACAAACTGTAGGTCAACAGCGTGTACAAAGCAGGCTTTGAGGGGCGCTCACAGTCAGCGGCTTAAATGGATGACCGGCCTGGAGAGAAATGATGGAAACCATCGTGGATGATTTCTAATCTGCCTGTCAATAGCTACAAAGATGGTTTCTGGCAGGCTTTGCACCACATGCTGAGAATAAAAAACACTAGAATTGTGCATATCAGAAATCATTTAGGAGCCACTGTATTTTTTGATCTGTGAAGCCTCTCAGCCAGCTGAAAAATGACTGCGGTAATTTTATGAATTGAATTGACCCTTGATCTCCTCTTGTAAGAAACATGGCAGAATAAAATCTCCATCCcctctcacccccccacccccgccccggcaTTGCTTTTAGCTTTGGATGGGTGggtttcagatatgcagaagtCCACTGTGAAAGATCCTGTGTAACTGGCCCTGAGGGAGATGGTGTTTGTTTTCATGGGCAGtaaaactcaacatcagaaaagcACTGGATGTTCTTGGAACCCAGGAAAGCAATGGCAGGGTGCAACAGATTTATGTTACGGTCACCAGGACTGCAGCGTGGCCAATGGAAATGTCACTAGTCCACGCAATCCTTTTTTCTGGCCTCGGAGAGGTGGGTACCAGGAGGGTTGCTTTCCTGCGCAAACTGGATCATGTGGAGGAGGAACAAGCTGTCGAGCTCAGTCCATGCTACTGACTATCCAAAAAactggggaaggagaagaggcagAGAGTCCCGGCAGAGGCAGAAGGAGGGATGGTGGTTATGATGGTGTTTAGGAGAAATCCAGCCCAGAGAAAGTGTCCCCAGACAGGCTGGCTCAGCAGTCTGCTGCCGAGTGCAGCTCCAGGAGACCAGCGCACAGGTCACACTCACTGCCGCCCACCCTTCTCAGCAGGGACAGGGTCGAGTGTATGGAGAcatcgctgctgctgctgctgagtcgctgcagtcgtgtccgactctgcgaccccatagacggcagcccgccaggacATGAGCGCACCACACTCAAACAGGCTACGAAAACACATCCTTTAGTTTGTCATGTAACAGAGATCAAAGCCTGGGGCAAATGACCCCTATTTATGCATTCCACAAATATGTATGGAGCACCCACTTTATGCCAGGTACTGTCCCAGACTCCAGAGGTACAGGCGGtggcctcatggagcttacattccacTGGTGGAGACTGAAAACACGAAGGTAATAAGGAACTGTGAGCATAGTCAGTGGAAATGAACACCAaggagcaaaaacaaaacaaaaacaaacccacaaaaaccaaaacagagagAAAGTGATACAGAGTGTCGGACTGGCAGCTGACAATTTCGGTGAAGTGGGCAAGGGTGGTTCTCCCAGGGTAACTCTGGGGTAAGAACTGGGAGGAAGTGAAGGTGCAGATATCTAGGGGAGAACATTTTAAGCAGATGGAGGAGTCAAGATTTAGGGAAGAATATGCGAGAAGAGGCATAGAGatgatttattatttcttctcacTGTGCTCATCTGGTGTATAAAACCCTTATAAACTGCAGGGAAATAAAGCAGGACTTGACAAGGGAATGGGGTTTTCTGTCCTTCCATACCAAACAGAGATGATGAGAGAGAAGTGAAGGACGGTGCTTATTACAATGGAAAGGGCTagaatctcagtttccccactgaaAGTGCTAAGCTCGATTCTCGAGGGCTCTCTACTATTAATAAATAGCACAAATAGCAACTTCAACTACATGGCACTTCCATGTTAAAAGTGCATTCTTATTTTACTGCCAACATACTGTGTCAGCttattaaagaactaaaaatgaaCCCTGAACTGATTTGAtctattgcctggaaaatatgAAACAGGCCTAAAAAACAAATCTTGCattatttttccacattttatgcAGGTTTAGGTAATATCAAGGCTGACAGCTCAGATTGCTTTTCCTTTCTATAAACAATTGAGGCCAAATTTTCAGGCATCAGCAGCTAAGATGCACCAGTGAAAATACATATGCTTACCCAATGGACACAGGAAAGCACCTATTTCTGCCTGCCAAAACAGTCAGTGTGCAGGCCAGCAGGAACTGGTGCTCTCAGTGACCAGTATGTGTGCACAATTACTGATCTCACGTGCAGCTCCAGCACTTTGATCACTCGGCATCTGAGAGGTGGAGTTTTCACATGAAAGCCTcagatagattttctttttttttaacgagAGAATACAGTTATCTGGGCAAAAATACATGATAGCGCCTTTATTAATCATCTCAAGCATATTTAGCGAATGGTTCTCTTTATCTTACTTCAAAAATAAAGCATAGCAACAGTATACTTAATGCCACTTTGTAGTATTTAGTGCCCAGATCATTCATTCcccaaatcattttttaaaaatccaaattagAGTAATTTAATCTGTTGGACTTGAGTTGGTTATCAGCCTGCAGTTTCAGTTGCTAGATCTGACACTAGTTTTTTTGGttaaacagtaagaaaaacacAGATTCTCGACGTCCCTAATCCAGGCAAGAGAAAATGGGAGGGAGATGAGGAGGAGAAATTATATTTGGGAAAAGGCAACAAAAATCATTCGCAAATAACTGTATGGGTTGGCGATGGGATGGGGTAGGGAAATCCTCAGAAAAGATGTGGGTCCCCTAAAAACAAGAGTGATTGCTTCATCATGCTTGCACAAAATGTTCTGGAAGATTCACTCCAGGCTCACATTAAGTGAGGGAGGAGCGGTACAGTccagtgctagtcactcagtcgtgtctgactattgggcgcccctggactgtagcccagcaggctcctctgtccatgggattctccaggcaagaatactggagtgggtcaccatttccttctgcaggggatcttcccgacccaggtctcccgtactccaggcagattctttatggcttGAGGCAGCAAGGTGCTCATTTATATCTGCGTCACCACATGCACGAGCCTCCCTGGTGTCCGAGTttataaagactctgcctgcaatgcaggaaaccagggttcgatcccagggtagggaagatcccctagagaaggacatggcaacccactccggtatccttgcctgggaaaatcccacagacagggggcctggcgggctacagtccacggggtcataagagttggacacgacttggtaaCTGAACTACCACCTCCACGACGTACATGCCCATCTGGCTGCCTGTAAAGTTGTAAGACCATTTGTCTGCAGGAAGCCTAACCACACGGTACCATTTCTGCTTCCTCCCAGGAACACCCAGCCTCCCATAAcacttcagctcagttcatttgctcagtcgtgtccgactctttgtgaccccatggactgcagtacaccaggcctccctgtccatgaccaactcccggagcttattcagactcatgtccgttgatgtcatccaaccatctcgtcctccgtcatccccttttccttctgcctttaatctttcccagcatcagagttttttccgaTGAGTCggatcttcccatcaggtggccaaagtattggagcttcagcatcagtccttccaatgaatattcaggactgatttcctctaggatggacaggcttgatctccttgcagtccaaaagacgaGTAGTCCCTTTCTTTTAAAAGTGCACAAACCCTGAAGGCTGCTCCCTGAGGGGAACGCACATGGAGCCCATTCTTTCCACCCTCTACCCTGGCGGAAGGCGGGGATGATGAATGCAAGTTGTCAGTGACGCATTGCTTCTTTAGCCGCCTGCGAGCtctgcctcccctgccccagccaaCTGGCAATGTGTTGGGCTCGCTTAGCACACCTGGTTGTGGCTGAAACAAACTGGTTGCCCGATGAAGAAATCTCTGAAACCTGCTGTTAATGATTTATTTCAGGGTAGAATCTTCGGTGTGCATTTTGAAAGTTGTTTTAAGGTggttatgtatttctttcttttacaggtAAAATACAAACGATGACAGGATATTCTAACTCTCATTCTGAGGAAGCATGAGATAAGCAttgttcaaaagaaaaattttaaattcccacAGGCATCCTTTATCACCTAAGCCTCTCACTCAGAAAAACTGGCAACTAAAGAACCTGCagagaacaaaaggaaaggacgcccacaccccaccccgccacatccaaaaaaaaagtgattggGCATCAAATTTAACATAATTCCTTAAAATCTGACTGTAATTCTCAATTGTGTGCATAAGAAACACAAATAGTGCATTCAACCCAGTTACATATTTCTGCACTGATGTATTTCCAACTGTCTTAGAGGGTTTTCTCCCAGCTATTCCTAGGATGTTTTAGGCTTTATTGTTGTCATTTTCTCTTAAGTGTTTGATCTACAAGATGAAGCGGTTTCAAAGCCAGGCTTTTACACTTGGGCGCATGGGGCAGGatgggaaggagaaaagagttttaagaagaaaagcaATTGACTTTGCCAGTAGTATCCTGTTTTCTCCCACTGTTATTGAAGACACTTGTGCGTAAGTAGGGCTCTTTTCCTCTGTGCTTGTGATATTAATCTTTTGCCAAGGAAAGGATTGTGAAGTCACCAGTTTAGCATTATGATTTTACTGAaagatcaagaaaaagagagagggggcTGTGAGTCGGAAACCCTATTGTAACACATGGGTATCTTTAATCATCAGCAATATATGAGTTGTCATCTGCAAAAGATTAATAAGGTTTGGGGTTTCTACCCAAAACTGCTCAAATCTTGAGAAATACTTTGTGTTGGTGGATATTTACCTTTCTGTTGATCTGGCTGACTTAGAACAAATTAATAATGATCTAAAACAAACTAAAGGACTCTACCATAGATTCAAACCGTAATAGCTGCAGTCATAAACAGAGTCCAGCTTGGGTAAACTCAGGGTTCTGGTGGTTTCCTCCCAGATTATTAGAAAATGTTCAGTGATTTATTGGTCTCCCATTTGCTGCAGACGTAGAAATTTGATCTAAAAAAGGAAGAATTCCCCAACTATTTCCAGGAGGGACTTATCTTGCTGAACTACAGCTTATATCATGCAAATCTTACCTCTTTCCACTGAATTTAAATTCCTCACAACATTGCTTAATAGGCTGGGGTTGGAGGTTTAGGGAGAAGCTGTCAAGCAATTAATTGATAGTCATCAGTGAAACTGGAttagaagcaaaatatttttatcactaaCTAAAAATGTAAGTTATATAAAATTGAGGAAAATTCTTTATAACTGAGATTTGTTAGGAAATTGCTACAGCCAGGGGTAAGATGCCTACCTATGCCCACTCCAAGGTGGGCAGGTTTAGGATAAAGTGCCACTTTGGAAGAGATAAGTGGAGTATAACTCCTTAACTCAGTAGACAGAATggtaaaagaaaataagtatagCTGCAATGAGCgtcagaataaaaaggaaaaccagtCTCCTTCAGAAGCAGGAATCCTGAAGTAAAGAAGCTCTACTACCTTGCTTATTTTCTGTGTTAACTTAAAGGAGCAAGAGATTCTTTCAGAAGGAGCTGACTGTAATAGTTCTCTGGAAAGTGGTTACAGCACTGAATAGATCTTAActttctcaataaaaattttgctAAAATATTACAACCTAAGATGTCACTGGACACATGGAAAAGCTACAATGTAGTATAAAGAGGTGGTAGGCAGGGCTCCCAATGTGTTTGTCATTTCTACCCAAATATGGGGCTttgctgctggctcagatggtaaagaatctacctgtaattcaggagacccatgttcaacccctgggtcaggaagaatcccctggagaagggcacagcaacccactctagttttcttggttggacagaggggcctggcgggctacagtctatagggtcgccaagagtcggacactactgaagcgacttaacatgcaggCATGCACCCAAATATGAGGCCTAACTGCATAGTGTGATTCATATAACAATGAAGAAGGaacagggaagagaagggggggcgggggaggggaaaaaaggagaagtgGAAGAAGAATTCTAAGTACTAAAGCAAGAATTAGAGAGCCATAGACCATAAAAAATCACCATATTGCCTTGCAGGCAAGTTGAGTCTACTGGTTTTATCCACAGAAGCTCAGTTTATTGGTGTTAAGTTGGCAGTAAAAGGGTCTTCTTGTGTAGATGCTCCATCTTTACCGTAAAGAAAGAAGCATTCCACATAACATGTCCAACTGAAAATGTCTCTAAGATACTGAAAACAACTAACAGATTCGTCATAACACAAACTCCTTTGATGTAATTCAGTCCAGAGAAATGACAAGCCATGTAAACTCAAAACACAAGAGTTTTATTAAGAGGAGAAGCAAATTAGATAAGTTACCATGTCAACatccaaaagtttaaaaaaaaaaaaaaagataagttgcAAGTAGACGACTACATAAACTGAAAGACTAAAAGGTAAAAGAAGATAAACTGATAGTGATAAACAGTATTAAGGATGAGAAACCAGGAAGCAAGATACAGGTGGTTTCTCTAGTACGGAAACCATTAAAtcagttcccccaccccccatgtcAAGATAAAAAGGatgaatgagaaaatggaaaagagaaaactaaaggaaaatgtaaaacaaagaaaaataaatttctgtgtcAAGCACAAATTAAGAGACAAAGAAACCGAAAGGCAAGATGCACACTTTTGGCTAAGTGAGCTGTTAGCCCGAAGTGGGGCAGGCAGGCCCACTCTGTCCACATGGGGAAGATTCCAGCAAACATATTCTTTGGGGCTAGAACCTGATTATTTTCTATGTGGCACTTACTTCCCAAAGCATGCACTTTTGCACATGCATTAGTGGAACAAATTTCCCTCCATTTCTCTCTACATTTAAGAAAGAAGCAGAACGAATATCCCTTGCTCTTTTCTGTAAAGTTAAGACTGTTATTTAAGAAAGGGTCAAGCActctctgggctttccaggtggctcagtggttaagaatctacttgccaatgcagcaaGCAAAAGAAACatgattcgacccctgggtctggaagatccccaggaggaggaaatagtaacccactccgttattcttgcctgggacaatcccatgggcagaggagcctggctactgtcaatggggtggtaaagagtcagacacgactgaccacacacacatcaTGCATCATCAGCAAGATGCACTTTCTTATGTGAGAAATAAAGGTGGTGGAAAAAGAGGCTGAAAAGGAGTATTAGTGCTTTACCCAACTGTACCCAAAGAACAGTAACAGTCACTAGGCCTTCAATCGAGGGCTGAGAGCTGTGCCCGGGTTAGGGTGGTGTCTGTTATGAATGCTGCCTAATGTGGGCACAGTTTGTGGTTTCGTTCCTCTTCGGTCCCTGCAGGACACTTTCCTAACAGTCTTATCTTGACTCCCACTGATGTCGCCTCAGTGGCTGGCACAGAGAAATGAGGAAGTGTATTCCAACTGTGAATTTTAAGAATTAGTCACAAAGACTTCAGAGAGTAGGCCCTGAAGGAAAGTTACTATCTTATGCCCCactttttctgtcccttttcatgtgattttcatAGAACTCAATGTTTGAAAATAGGTTctgagtgaaaagaaaaggagcaaTCATACAACAGCCTTTAAggcagcttaaaaaaataaaggggaaaaaaataccccACAACCATTAGCCTTAGGGAGGTTTACTAAATACTATGTACCTAAGTTATAAATGACTATGTACCATCCTATCTCActtttttgtcaaatattttagaTTCCTGGGTAGATATTCGCAATTTGCTTTTGTGGAAGTTATGAAGAATAAACATTCAATTGAATtcagaactgaattgaattaaacTGATTGGTGCGGGATCAtaggatttgttttttgtttttttcttatttcaacaTGACTTCTTATGGTGCTTTTATCTATCCACTTACCTATCCATTTGAGCACCATAAAAAGCTCTGGAGCTGAATGCCCAGATCCAAGTCTCAGTTCAATCTATGAATATTTATACACGTGTAACTGCACTtcctgtacctcagtttcctccactgTAAGATGAGACAGGATAACATTACCTACTCAGAAGGTTACTGTGAGCATttacctggggagcttttaagAACATGGATGTTCAGACATCACCCAGACCAATTAAATTAGATATCTCTGAGGGTGAGACCCAGGATCAAAAAGTACCACTTTCTGGCTTAGACTCAGATCTGAGAAATGAGGGTGAATGGAAAATGTGACTTAGATAAGATATAAAGCCTACTTTTTCAAGGGAGAGAGTGGTCCTCATACTTAGAAGACAGTTCACTTGCCagctttacttaaaaataaataaaataaaatagaaattcatcAGATGGTTAGGTTCAAACCAATCTTCCTCCCTACTTGGTAGTAAATATGCCACCTCCTCCCTAAAACTCCTGTGGCTGATGAACAGGGTTAAAGGGCAGGTGGAAGAATGCTGAGGGAGGCTCACGTGGCAATCCCTCTGCACTCACAGCTGCCTGACGGCGCCCCTCCACCTCTAATTTGTACAAGAGACAGCCCCCAGCAACGCACTCTAGCATCGGTGAGTTTCGGTACCACAGCCCTCAGACTTTACGTTCACTTATTTAAAGAAAGTGGAGCAGGATGACCTACCCTGGACTAGAATGTGCAGTTGCTCTAGCTCCATGTAGAAGAAGGTTCTGGCCAGGTCTCTGGGTTTAAGTTCAAGTTTCTTGATTGGGATGACAGATTAactatatttttgcctcctcctCAACATATGTTCATTTCCCCGTTAGATCCAGCACTGATTCagtcagaggagagtgaaagggaCATCCTTGGAAGTGAAGATAAGCCTATTTCTAGGAGACCTATAGAAGGAGTTATTTTCTCGCACGTTCTCTCTCTGCCCTCGCACAGCCTGCCACTgaacttcctcttctttcttctgttctccAACCTCCCTCCTCACATCCATCCAAGGAGAGACATATCTAGGGTCTTTGTTGACCATGTTGGGATCATTACTATTAGAGGTATGATGATGGAACAATGAGTGTGCACGTGAAACATCACATCACGTGAAGCCGTGTAATGAAATCTTCATTCAACTCCCCACTGTATTGAGTCAATGAGAAGAATTTTTCCTACCAGTGATTTTGTTTACTAGCGTTGAAGCCAATGACTGACATTTAATAGTACTTGCTAAACTCCTCAAGACTGAGATATCATTAGGACTTGACAGAGACCTCATTGTGTTTGTCTGTCCCTTTTGTGATGGGTCAATTGGCCTTAGTTACTATATTTAGCACAACCAGGAGTCTTGGAAGTGTCTGCAAAGCAGAATGAGCAACATTTGGGGTTTTTAGGTGGGGTTCACCGACCTGAGAGCAGCTGGTCTCCACCCTGTGCATCCCATAGGAAAAGTCATCTGTGAATGTGACCGCATCAGAATTGATCACGTCGTGGAATGAAGGCCAACCTGGGGCAGAGCACGCACaagaatggaaacagagagagatacAACCATGGGTTAGAATGCAACTCTAAAAGGAATACTAAGCATAGACAGGAAGTCTTCAGTATATGAATCATGCTTAACTTTTTCAACCTGAAAAAAGGAAGGCCGAAGACCGAAGgttaaagtattttgaaaaaaatgcaactattttttaagaataaCCTTTTCCTCACATCCAGATTATAGTTGCATTGAGATTTATGTTTCATGAGACACTCTTAGAACACCCAGTAGTTTTGAGCACATCCCCAAATTTACAAAGCTCTCTTTTACCATTTCCACCTCTTGTTCTTATCTTCAGAGTCACCGGGCATAGTTTGAAAGCACTATGAGTTTtacagtgtgattttttttcccccaaaacacaATCCAATTGGTCTGGCTGTTAACTTTAACTATTCCATACTTCTTTAGGAACCATactttttttagtatttagtttGGATagttaagggcttctctggtgactcagatagtaaagaatctgcctgcaacccaggagacctagatttgatccctgggtcaggaagatgccctgagaaGTGAATGGcttaaccactccagtattcttgcctggagtatttcatgaacagaagagcctggtgggctacaatccatggggtcgcaaagagttggacacaactgagtgactaacacttggatagttaaaatatatatttttttaattctgttgttTCCATCTTCATCTAATTTCTCAGGAAAAGACTCTTgcgagttccttggacagcaagatcgaaccagtcaatcctaaaggaaatcaaccctgaataatcattggaaggacttatgctgaagctgaagctttgaagccaatcctttggctacctgatgcgaagagctaactcatccGAAAAGACCCTAATCCTGGGAAATACCAAGAaagtaggagaagggggtgacaggatgagatgcttggatggcatcaccgactcaatggacatgagtttcagcaaattccaggaggatagtgaaggacagggaagcctggcatcctgcagtccatgggttcaaaaagagtcagacatgacttagtgactgaacaacaacaggaagtTGTCTGGAAAGCACAGGTGCTATCTACTGATGGGCAAGAGGCGTGCTCACTTCATAAGACAGTTACAGAGCAGTATTCCTCAGGGATCTCCAGGTAGCACCTTCTCTCAAACAGCATCTTGTtacaattttcatttattctagtgatttttaaaatatgcacacagctttaaaaaaaactcagtggTAAGTAGACCTTAAGATTGTACACATGTTTATGGGTGTACCCAGGTTTTATGTTCAGTACTTATGGGCTTGTTTTTACATGTTTCCAGAAAATATGTCTGGAGTTACTGAGCTGAAGTCTGTATCCTAAAACGATGAAAGACGTGCAATGTTGCTGAATTGCTTGTGCAATTCTTTTTTCAGAAGCTAAATTTTTCCTGTAGAAAGGAGAAAGCCCTTTAAAAGCAGAGTACTTTGTATTAATATACCTACcgaaagaaaacagaatgcaaaTTTCAACAATATGATTTCCAgtttcaaacaaaacaaattagCTCAGACCAGGTTTTTATACTAAATTTCCCTAAGCTCCCCACCCCGCACTCCCCTCATGCAATAGTACAGCTTTCATAGTGCTAGATTCAACGCCCGGAGTTTAAACACTTTCCAATTCCTTGATTTTAATTCAAGATTGCTACAAATCACCAAGAAAACCTTAACTTAGTAGATATAGGATAATAATCCACAAACCTAATTATGCTAAGAAACATCAGTATCCTTAAGAAAACTCCTTTCTCCCCATTTTCTAAATTCCAGAGAGACTCTCAACATATTCTGGGCTACACTATTTGGTTTTTAATGACTACTTGACACATTTCAGTGTTCTTCTTTGTTTAATGACATAAGTAccaatcagtttagttcagttcagtcgctcagtcatatctgactctttgcgaccccatggactgcagcatgccaggctaccaaTACGAAAGAGAAACTTAGTGGTGatgttttaaagtgaaagtgaagtcgtgtccaactctttgcaaccctatggactgtaacccgccaggctcctccgtccgtgggattttccaggcaagaatactggagcgggtagccatattcttctccaagggatcttcccgacccagggatcgaactcaggcctcctgcattgcaggcagactcaaccgtcttaaccaccagggaattccagtgttttaagacattgaaaaataatttatctgtgaaaagaaagagaacattCTGGTTTTTTTTGAAAACCTTCCATGTCTTAACTTGTTTGATTACAGTTTATAGCAACTAATATTATGAGGAGACATATTTGATTCAGCAGTAAACAGGTAAAGAgtcaggaggttttttttttttaatttaccataaagctacctccctcccccccacacacattttcctatttctagaatttaaaatagatccagagaaatatatatgtatttcccaTGTTTACCCCTACATTTTGTGTGTACTTATCTTGTTCTACTCATCACACTAGATTTGTGATTTGTTTTCATGCTTTCTCCCTGCTTAGATGGTGAGCATTTTGAAGGTAATTGACTTCAGTATATTCAGAGTTTCCCATGATCTACAGCACAGAGGTACAGCTGAGATGTTTATTAAACTGATTTTCAACTTGGCTTATAGAAGAAAGTGGAATGAATATTTATAGTACATCATAGAGTCCATAGG carries:
- the MSRB3 gene encoding methionine-R-sulfoxide reductase B3 isoform X2, translated to MTQGSCRDKKNCKVVFSQEELRKRLTPLQYHVTQEKGTESAFEGEYTHHKDLGIYKCVVCGTPLFKSETKFDSGSGWPSFHDVINSDAVTFTDDFSYGMHRVETSCSQCGAHLGHIFDDGPRPTGKRYCINSASLSFTPAESSGAQGVSAGGSPAPGDKTEL